From Coccinella septempunctata chromosome 4, icCocSept1.1, whole genome shotgun sequence, a single genomic window includes:
- the LOC123311402 gene encoding TAR DNA-binding protein 43 isoform X2, whose translation MSVDYLQVAEDEGEEPIELPLEDDGTLLLSTLSAQFPGSSGLKFRNPDTKAIRGVRLSEGRLHPPHDDGWGSTIFHCVFPKENKRKSDDNLENSTAKTKRMETKLRCTDLIVLGLPWKTTEQNLREYFETFGEVLMAQVKKDTKTGQSKGFGFIRFGSYESQMRVLAQRHMIDGRWCDVKVPNSKEGLIQQVPCKVFVGRCTEDMTSDDLKEYFSKFGEVTDVFIPRPFRAFSFVTFLDPEVAQSLCGEDHIIKGVSVHVSNAAPKSENRTSNFANNGPRGGPHGNNRDMRGPEGPNMYQQNRYNNPNAGPNQGNWGNQGGGPRANIDMPNLQALGINGQGQGSNSQSVNPLGLGLNLGLPMNPALVAAALNQAGWGLIGNLQNQEPNFNQGFNSGPNNSSGGNQGGNPNQGPNNQNPGFLNWMNQGPGGQQSQDGPQWSRNSNQPPSDKAFLKYERRNW comes from the exons ATGTCTGTAGATTACTTACAAGTTGCAGAGGACGAAGGTGAAGAACCCATAGAGTTACCATTAGAGGATGATGGTACCCTTCTACTCAGCACCTTGTCAGCTCAATTTCCCGGTTCCTCAGGTTTAAAATTTCGAAATCCCGACACCAAAGCAATTCGTGGAGTGAGATTGAGCGAAGGCCGTTTACATCCTCCCCACGATGATGGTTGGGGCTCTACAATTTTTCACTGCGTTTTTCCAAAAG AAAATAAAAGGAAATCCGATGATAACCTGGAGAATTCAACAGCCAAAACAAAAAGAATGGAAACAAAATTGAGATGTACAGATTTGATTGTTCTTGGGTTACCTTGGAAAACTACGGAACAAAACCtcagagaatattttgaaacatttggTGAAGTTTTAATGGCTCAg GTGAAAAAAGATACAAAGACAGGACAGTCGAAAGGCTTTGGTTTCATCAGATTTGGTTCATACGAGTCACAAATGAGAGTTTTAGCCCAGAGACATATGATAGATGGTAGATGGTGTGATGTAAAAGTCCCGAATTCAAAG GAAGGATTGATTCAGCAAGTACCATGTAAAGTTTTTGTGGGCAGGTGTACTGAAGATATGACTTCTGATGATTTAAAAGAATACTTTAGCAAGTTTGGTGAAGTTACAGATGTATTCATACCCAGGCCATTCAGAGCTTTCAGTTTTGTAACTTTCCTAGATCCTGAAGTGGCACAGAGTCTTTGTGGGGAAGACCACATAATTAAAG GTGTCTCTGTTCATGTATCGAATGCTGCACCAAAGTCCGAGAATAGAACTTCAAATTTTGCAAACAATGGACCTAGAGGTGGTCCACATGGAAATAACAGAGATATGAGAGGACCAGAGGGACCGAATATGTACCAGCAAAATAGGTATAATAATCCAAATGCTGGCCCGAACCAAGGTAATTGGGGTAACCAGGGTGGTGGACCACGAGCAAACATTGATATGCCTAATCTGCAAGCATTAG GGATAAATGGTCAAGGTCAAGGGAGTAACTCCCAAAGTGTGAACCCCCTTGGATTGGGCCTGAATTTGGGTCTGCCTATGAATCCAGCGCTTGTTGCAGCTGCTTTGAATCAAGCTGGGTGGGGTCTGATTGGTAATCTCCAGAACCAAGAGCCAAACTTCAATCAAGGCTTCAATAGTGGACCAAATAACTCGAGTG GGGGCAACCAAGGAGGTAACCCAAACCAAGGACCAAACAATCAGAATCCAGGATTTCTCAATTGGATGAATCAAGGACCTGGTGGTCAGCAGAGTCAGGATGGTCCCCAGTGGTCGAGGAATTCGAATCAACCGCCTTCCGACAAGGCATTCCTCAA GTACGAGAGACGCAACTGGTGA
- the LOC123311402 gene encoding TAR DNA-binding protein 43 isoform X3 has product MSVDYLQVAEDEGEEPIELPLEDDGTLLLSTLSAQFPGSSGLKFRNPDTKAIRGVRLSEGRLHPPHDDGWGSTIFHCVFPKENKRKSDDNLENSTAKTKRMETKLRCTDLIVLGLPWKTTEQNLREYFETFGEVLMAQVKKDTKTGQSKGFGFIRFGSYESQMRVLAQRHMIDGRWCDVKVPNSKEGLIQQVPCKVFVGRCTEDMTSDDLKEYFSKFGEVTDVFIPRPFRAFSFVTFLDPEVAQSLCGEDHIIKGVSVHVSNAAPKSENRTSNFANNGPRGGPHGNNRDMRGPEGPNMYQQNRYNNPNAGPNQGINGQGQGSNSQSVNPLGLGLNLGLPMNPALVAAALNQAGWGLIGNLQNQEPNFNQGFNSGPNNSSGGNQGGNPNQGPNNQNPGFLNWMNQGPGGQQSQDGPQWSRNSNQPPSDKAFLKCEYSTDQQRHEFSDFPR; this is encoded by the exons ATGTCTGTAGATTACTTACAAGTTGCAGAGGACGAAGGTGAAGAACCCATAGAGTTACCATTAGAGGATGATGGTACCCTTCTACTCAGCACCTTGTCAGCTCAATTTCCCGGTTCCTCAGGTTTAAAATTTCGAAATCCCGACACCAAAGCAATTCGTGGAGTGAGATTGAGCGAAGGCCGTTTACATCCTCCCCACGATGATGGTTGGGGCTCTACAATTTTTCACTGCGTTTTTCCAAAAG AAAATAAAAGGAAATCCGATGATAACCTGGAGAATTCAACAGCCAAAACAAAAAGAATGGAAACAAAATTGAGATGTACAGATTTGATTGTTCTTGGGTTACCTTGGAAAACTACGGAACAAAACCtcagagaatattttgaaacatttggTGAAGTTTTAATGGCTCAg GTGAAAAAAGATACAAAGACAGGACAGTCGAAAGGCTTTGGTTTCATCAGATTTGGTTCATACGAGTCACAAATGAGAGTTTTAGCCCAGAGACATATGATAGATGGTAGATGGTGTGATGTAAAAGTCCCGAATTCAAAG GAAGGATTGATTCAGCAAGTACCATGTAAAGTTTTTGTGGGCAGGTGTACTGAAGATATGACTTCTGATGATTTAAAAGAATACTTTAGCAAGTTTGGTGAAGTTACAGATGTATTCATACCCAGGCCATTCAGAGCTTTCAGTTTTGTAACTTTCCTAGATCCTGAAGTGGCACAGAGTCTTTGTGGGGAAGACCACATAATTAAAG GTGTCTCTGTTCATGTATCGAATGCTGCACCAAAGTCCGAGAATAGAACTTCAAATTTTGCAAACAATGGACCTAGAGGTGGTCCACATGGAAATAACAGAGATATGAGAGGACCAGAGGGACCGAATATGTACCAGCAAAATAGGTATAATAATCCAAATGCTGGCCCGAACCAAG GGATAAATGGTCAAGGTCAAGGGAGTAACTCCCAAAGTGTGAACCCCCTTGGATTGGGCCTGAATTTGGGTCTGCCTATGAATCCAGCGCTTGTTGCAGCTGCTTTGAATCAAGCTGGGTGGGGTCTGATTGGTAATCTCCAGAACCAAGAGCCAAACTTCAATCAAGGCTTCAATAGTGGACCAAATAACTCGAGTG GGGGCAACCAAGGAGGTAACCCAAACCAAGGACCAAACAATCAGAATCCAGGATTTCTCAATTGGATGAATCAAGGACCTGGTGGTCAGCAGAGTCAGGATGGTCCCCAGTGGTCGAGGAATTCGAATCAACCGCCTTCCGACAAGGCATTCCTCAA
- the LOC123311402 gene encoding TAR DNA-binding protein 43 isoform X1 codes for MSVDYLQVAEDEGEEPIELPLEDDGTLLLSTLSAQFPGSSGLKFRNPDTKAIRGVRLSEGRLHPPHDDGWGSTIFHCVFPKENKRKSDDNLENSTAKTKRMETKLRCTDLIVLGLPWKTTEQNLREYFETFGEVLMAQVKKDTKTGQSKGFGFIRFGSYESQMRVLAQRHMIDGRWCDVKVPNSKEGLIQQVPCKVFVGRCTEDMTSDDLKEYFSKFGEVTDVFIPRPFRAFSFVTFLDPEVAQSLCGEDHIIKGVSVHVSNAAPKSENRTSNFANNGPRGGPHGNNRDMRGPEGPNMYQQNRYNNPNAGPNQGNWGNQGGGPRANIDMPNLQALGINGQGQGSNSQSVNPLGLGLNLGLPMNPALVAAALNQAGWGLIGNLQNQEPNFNQGFNSGPNNSSGGNQGGNPNQGPNNQNPGFLNWMNQGPGGQQSQDGPQWSRNSNQPPSDKAFLKCEYSTDQQRHEFSDFPR; via the exons ATGTCTGTAGATTACTTACAAGTTGCAGAGGACGAAGGTGAAGAACCCATAGAGTTACCATTAGAGGATGATGGTACCCTTCTACTCAGCACCTTGTCAGCTCAATTTCCCGGTTCCTCAGGTTTAAAATTTCGAAATCCCGACACCAAAGCAATTCGTGGAGTGAGATTGAGCGAAGGCCGTTTACATCCTCCCCACGATGATGGTTGGGGCTCTACAATTTTTCACTGCGTTTTTCCAAAAG AAAATAAAAGGAAATCCGATGATAACCTGGAGAATTCAACAGCCAAAACAAAAAGAATGGAAACAAAATTGAGATGTACAGATTTGATTGTTCTTGGGTTACCTTGGAAAACTACGGAACAAAACCtcagagaatattttgaaacatttggTGAAGTTTTAATGGCTCAg GTGAAAAAAGATACAAAGACAGGACAGTCGAAAGGCTTTGGTTTCATCAGATTTGGTTCATACGAGTCACAAATGAGAGTTTTAGCCCAGAGACATATGATAGATGGTAGATGGTGTGATGTAAAAGTCCCGAATTCAAAG GAAGGATTGATTCAGCAAGTACCATGTAAAGTTTTTGTGGGCAGGTGTACTGAAGATATGACTTCTGATGATTTAAAAGAATACTTTAGCAAGTTTGGTGAAGTTACAGATGTATTCATACCCAGGCCATTCAGAGCTTTCAGTTTTGTAACTTTCCTAGATCCTGAAGTGGCACAGAGTCTTTGTGGGGAAGACCACATAATTAAAG GTGTCTCTGTTCATGTATCGAATGCTGCACCAAAGTCCGAGAATAGAACTTCAAATTTTGCAAACAATGGACCTAGAGGTGGTCCACATGGAAATAACAGAGATATGAGAGGACCAGAGGGACCGAATATGTACCAGCAAAATAGGTATAATAATCCAAATGCTGGCCCGAACCAAGGTAATTGGGGTAACCAGGGTGGTGGACCACGAGCAAACATTGATATGCCTAATCTGCAAGCATTAG GGATAAATGGTCAAGGTCAAGGGAGTAACTCCCAAAGTGTGAACCCCCTTGGATTGGGCCTGAATTTGGGTCTGCCTATGAATCCAGCGCTTGTTGCAGCTGCTTTGAATCAAGCTGGGTGGGGTCTGATTGGTAATCTCCAGAACCAAGAGCCAAACTTCAATCAAGGCTTCAATAGTGGACCAAATAACTCGAGTG GGGGCAACCAAGGAGGTAACCCAAACCAAGGACCAAACAATCAGAATCCAGGATTTCTCAATTGGATGAATCAAGGACCTGGTGGTCAGCAGAGTCAGGATGGTCCCCAGTGGTCGAGGAATTCGAATCAACCGCCTTCCGACAAGGCATTCCTCAA
- the LOC123311903 gene encoding sodium channel protein Nach-like, whose product MEVRQRATTFSSKYPQILKRTKLFMREINMKLFKFWAKQFCLNTGLHGYKFIVLPKRILLERVFWIIVVFASFVTAVVLLLLSKSSFEENPTTLVTDTIHHPIWNYPFPAVTLCSFNKISRKRALEQAQLLPNKLNHTSSEIANLFVLLSLLYFNNEIDSGDNGKLIQLIEVLDSNKVNLSNLLRAISPSCKDILIKCKWKEEERRCDTIFEKIITSEGHCCAFNYFAPKGHVFKGSYPAKAPKKPRHVSACGFQTSFEAIVDIDADDYFATESLAYGIKVLIHSSYNYPDWSLQSYLVGMKLMAFIGINPTLTHAMPDIKALSAQQRQCYFRDEFPLKNFKYYSYQNCLTECRMNLILKLCGCLPVIYINENGHHQLPRLCSVTDLDCLQKNKALVKSSMPGEKLKANNQTLDYNWKMQNYPCNCLPDCEFVDYVFEASQGVLSRKYSNNNQRNLYGALQLINHSVIRIYFNDLVGTRNRRNVSHSWQTYLAFYGGILGLFVGFSFISVIEFVYFFAFKLLSDAIKKIKPEKNNMKESVKISAAFENPLRSRHSRNWEFIQQRDESPQWFLH is encoded by the exons ATGGAGGTCAGGCAACGAGCGACAACATTTTCTAGTAAATATCCACAAATACTGAAGCGCACCAAATTGTTTATGAGAGAAATAAACATGAAATTGTTCAAATTTTGGGCAAAACAATTCTGTCTGAACACCGGCCTACACGGTTACAAATTCATAGTTTTGCCGAAAAGAATCCTTTTGGAAAG GGTTTTTTGGATTATTGTTGTTTTCGCTAGCTTTGTAACTGCTGTGGTACTCTTACTACTATCAAAAAGTTCTTTTGAAGAAAACCCTACCACCTTAGTCACTGATACCATTCATCATCCTATATGGAATTACCCTTTTCCCGCAGTAACACTCTGCAGCTTCAATAAAATTTCCAGAAAGAGGGCATTAGAACAGGCGCAACTGCT ACCGAACAAACTTAATCATACCTCTTCGGAAATTGCAAATCTATTCGTTCTATTGAGCCTTCTTTATTTCAACAATGAAATCGATAGTGGGGATAATGGTAAACTTATCCAGCTTATCGAAGTACTGGATAGCAATAAGGTAAATTTGTCGAATTTGTTGAGGGCGATATCACCATCTTGTAAGGATATCCTGATCAAGTGTAAGTGGAAAGAAGAAGAACGGCGTTGTGATACTATATTTGAGAAGATTATCACATCTGAAGGACATTGTTGTGCCTTCAATTACTTTGCTCCAAAGGGCCATGTTTTTAAAGG TTCATATCCCGCTAAAGCTCCGAAGAAACCGCGACATGTATCGGCATGTGGATTTCAAACTTCCTTCGAAGCCATTGTAGACATAGATGCAGATGACTACTTTGCAACTGAATCACTTGCTTATGGAATAAAG GTGTTGATTCATTCATCATACAACTATCCAGATTGGAGCTTGCAGTCATATCTGGTTGGCATGAAACTTATGGCTTTCATTGGTATAAATCCAACATTAACTCACGCTATGCCTGACATAAAGGCATTGAGTGCCCAGCAGAGACAATGTTATTTCAGAGATGAATTtccactgaaaaatttcaaatattattcataTCAAAACTGCTTGACTGAATGCAGAATGAACCTTATCCTGAAGCTTTGTGGCTGTCTACCAGTGATCTATATCAATGAAAATG GTCATCACCAACTTCCCAGACTCTGTTCAGTAACCGATTTAGATTGTCTCCAAAAAAACAAAG cTCTTGTCAAAAGTTCCATGCCTGGAGAAAAATTGAAGGCTAACAACCAAACCCTTGATTACAACTGGAAAATGCAAAACTACCCCTGCAATTGCTTACCTGACTGCGAGTTTGTAGACTATGTCTTTGAAGCTTCCCAAGGAGTGTTAAGtaggaaatattcaaataataatcAAAGAAATTTGTA TGGGGCCTTACAGCTTATCAACCATAGTGTCATCAGGATATACTTCAACGATCTGGTTGGGACCCGAAATAGAAGAAATGTTTCCCATAGTTGGCAAACCTATTTGG CCTTCTATGGGGGAATTCTTGGACTTTTCGTGGGGTTTAGCTTTATTTCAGTAATCGAATTTGTCTACTTTTTTGCATTCAAGCTGCTATCAgatgcaataaaaaaaattaaaccagaAAAGAACAACATGAAGGAAAGTGTAAAAATATCAGCTGCTTTTGAGAACCCTCTCAGATCAAGGCATTCCAGAAATTGGGAGTTTATACAACAAAGAGATGAATCTCCCCAATGGTTTTTGCATTGA
- the LOC123311904 gene encoding 60S ribosomal protein L8, with protein sequence MGRVIRAQRKGAGSVFKSHTKKRKGAPKLRNLDFAERHGFIKGVVKDIIHDPGRGAPLAVVNFRDPYKFQTRKELFIAPEGMYTGQSVYCGKKAQLQIGNVMPVGSMPEGTIICNLEEKTGDRGRLARASGNYATVVAHNNDTKKTRVKLPSGAKKVIPSNNRAMVGIVAGGGRIDKPILKAGRAYHKYKVKRNCWPKVRGVAMNPVEHPHGGGNHQHIGKASTVKRGTSAGRKVGLIAARRTGRIRGGKGDTKKDD encoded by the exons ATGGGTCGTGTAATTCGTGCCCAGCGTAAAGGTGCGGGGTCAGTTTTCAAATCCCACACGAAGAAGAGGAAAGGAGCACCCAAGCTCCGTAACCTCGATTTTGCCGAAAGACATGGTTTCATCAAGGGTGTTGTTAAAGATATCATCCACGATCCAGGAAGAGGAGCCCCTCTGGCAGTTGTAAATTTCAGAGATCCTTACAAATTCCAAACGCGTAAGGAACTTTTCATTGCTCCTGAGGGAATGTACACTGGTCAATCAGTGTATTGTGGAAAGAAAGCACAACTTCAGATTG GAAATGTTATGCCAGTTGGTTCTATGCCAGAAGGTACAATCATCTGTAATTTGGAAGAAAAGACTGGTGACAGGGGCCGATTAGCTAGGGCTTCTGGAAATTATGCTACTGTTGTAGCCCATAACAATGACACCAAGAAAACTAGGGTCAAGTTGCCCTCTGGTGCTAAAAAGGTTATACCATCTAACAACAGAGCTATGGTTG GTATCGTTGCTGGTGGTGGTAGGATAGACAAACCTATCCTTAAGGCTGGTCGTGCCTACCACAAATATAAGGTTAAGCGTAACTGCTGGCCTAAGGTTCGTGGTGTTGCTATGAACCCAGTTGAGCATCCCCATGGTGGTGGTAACCATCAACACATTGGTAAAGCTTCCACAGTTAAGAGAGGAACATCTGCTGGTCGTAAAGTTGGTCTCATTGCTGCCAGGAGGACTGGTAGGATTCGTGGTGGTAAAGGAGATACTAAGAAGGATGATTAG